A genomic segment from Lutzomyia longipalpis isolate SR_M1_2022 chromosome 3, ASM2433408v1 encodes:
- the LOC129791904 gene encoding DNA-directed RNA polymerase III subunit RPC5, translated as MEEEDPIVEEIPVYLSKSLAENLYIFQFSTKDAHYTIDCNDVVNSCAKPHNQQVKVDFGLETKSRNYDEFRGAQLAVGADGKNPSKGDRPSFPSGTMDKMSFVSSKSVQKSGNFVIGVMQDREIHTTPLQGILQMRPSFSYFDKQDARRRAEQKNDTDVEAEEEMKQVTVRFARSDSEKSRKAREKTFDFMAAREAEEPWCETFWHPTGSTAVELERTKLFCTKTAPTGHALTATSNDYVRALIPREGNDKSVETIVPSGIVSLYQMKEMGLQEQIKNILIDVKMVSLSQLLAILNDRNITEEKVVRILPLIGLLIRGNWVIQSEVLYPAESFSSTNGIPSEVMCRSRDYVLYQLVRRNFVDRQKIGVVIQLPPEEVKEILMSVAQVSSRGWELPLMPDVRFESKYPELVQRQEMFWRSKEDLFSEMESEKVPKRVRKRSIREPSKVPAVNGMV; from the exons ATGGAGGAAGAAGATCCAATCGTTGAGGAA ATTCCTGTGTATTTATCCAAATCCTTAGCAGAAAATCTGtacattttccaattttccactAAAGATGCTCATTACACCATTGATTGCAACGATGTGGTCAATAGCTGTGCAAAGCCACACAATCAACAG GTGAAGGTGGATTTTGGCCTGGAGACAAAGTCTCGGAATTACGATGAATTCAGGGGAGCACAGTTGGCTGTGGGAGCGGATGGAAAGAATCCCTCAAAGGGTGACCGCCCATCCTTCCCGAGTGGCACAATGGACAAAATGAGCTTTGTCAGCTCAAAATCAGTCCAGAAATCAGGAAACTTTGTGATAGGTGTAATGCAGGATCGTGAAATCCACACAACACCCCTCCAGGGCATCCTCCAGATGCGCCCGTCATTCTCCTACTTTGACAAACAGGACGCCCGACGGCGTGCTGAGCAAAAGAATGACACCGATGTGGAGGCTGAGGAGGAAATGAAGCAAGTTACCGTACGATTCGCCCGGAGTGATAGTGAAAAATCCCGGAAGGCGCGAGAGAAGACTTTTGACTTTATGGCCGCCCGGGAGGCTGAGGAGCCGTGGTGTGAGACATTCTGGCACCCAACTGGCTCCACGGCCGTTGAGCTGGAACGCACAAAGTTATTTTGCACCAAAACAGCCCCCACGGGACACGCCCTGACCGCCACGAGCAATGACTACGTGCGAGCGCTCATCCCACGCGAGGGGAATGACAAATCCGTGGAAACAATCGTTCCCAGTGGCATTGTTAGTCTGTATCAGATGAAGGAAATGGGGCTGCAAGAACAGATAAAGAATATCCTCATTGACG TTAAAATGGTGTCTCTATCGCAACTCCTGGCCATCCTGAATGATCGGAACATCACGGAGGAGAAGGTTGTACGTATCCTGCCACTCATTGGGCTCCTCATACGTGGAAATTGGGTGATTCAGTCGGAAGTGCTGTATCCTGCGGAATCCTTCTCCAGCACCAATGGCATCCCAAGTGAGGTGATGTGCCGGAGTCGGGACTACGTT CTCTACCAGCTCGTGCGGCGGAACTTTGTGGATAGGCAGAAGATTGGGGTGGTTATTCAACTTCCCCCGGAGGAGGTGAAGGAAATCCTCATGTCTGTGGCGCAGGTGTCATCGCGCGGATGGGAACTACCCCTAATGCCGGATGTGCGCTTTGAGAGTAAATATCCGGAACTTGTGCAACGGCAGGAGATGTTCTGGCGCAGCAAGGAGGACCTCTTCAGTGAGATGGAATCCGAAAAAGTGCCAAAGCGTGTACGGAAGAGATCCATTAGAGAGCCCAGCAAAGTACCAGCCGTCAATGGCAtggtgtga
- the LOC129791984 gene encoding cancer-related nucleoside-triphosphatase, whose product MVFNLILITGVPGVGKTTIFRKIADDLQGMKVPIMGFYTEEVRNGLGGRVGFDLVTFDGQRGILARPSKTSALASFKRLHKLSRYSVDIESLDQIALPILSSNNIDPLLMIDEIGKMELFSTQFQDRIIKITEDLRLGRRCMIATIPITSRHSNNIIENLRKIDDCAVFEITKANRNSIYPEIMSAVRRMLGI is encoded by the exons ATGGTGTTCAACTTGATTCTCATTACGGGCGTTCCCG GTGTGGGAAAAACGACAATTTTCCGGAAGATTGCAGATGACCTGCAGGGAATGAAGGTGCCCATAATGGGCTTCTACACGGAAGAAGTACGCAATGGCCTTGGGGGACGTGTGGGATTTGATTTGGTGACCTTTGACGGGCAACGCGGGATTCTTGCCCGGCCGAGTAAAACCTCTGCCCTGGCCTCCTTTAAGCGCCTTCACAAGCTAAGCAGATACAGTGTTGACATTGAGAGCCTTGACCAGATTGCCCTGCCTATTCTATCAAGCAATAACATCGACCCCCTGCTGATGATTGATGAAATTGGCAAAATGGAACTCTTCAGCACACAATTTCAGGATAGAATTATCAAAATCACTGAAGATCTCCGTCTGGGACGACGCTGCATGATTGCCACAATCCCCATAACATCGCGTCATTCCAACAACATCATCGAGAACCTCCGGAAGATCGATGATTGTGCTGTGTTTGAAATAACAAAAGCAAATAGGAATAGCATCTATCCGGAAATAATGTCCGCCGTCCGTCGAATGTTGGGCATTTAA